TTGTAAAAGATTTGCCACAATGTGAAcacgaatatggtttctctcctgtgtgacttctctcatgtataacaagctctgatttatttataaaacatttcccacagtctgaacatgaatatggcttttgtCCTGTGTggattctctcatgtctaacaagatgcgacttatttttaaaacatttccaACACTGTGAACATGAAAATGGGTTCTCACCTGTGTGGATTCTCTTATGTCTAACAAGAATTGACTTCTTAATAAAAgacttcccacattcagaacatgtatatggtttctctcctgtgtgactcctCTGATGTTCCCTAAGTTTTGCTTTAgtaataaaacattttccacaatcaaaacatgaaaatggcttgtcccctgtgtgaattctttcatgTATGAAACAATTTGATTTATTTgtaaaagatttcccacattctgaacatgaatatggcttctctcctgtgtgaattctctcatgtataacaagatgtgatttaaatacgaaatatttcccacattctgaacaggaatacgacttctcttctgtgtgaACTCTTCTGTGCCTAATAATTGTTGAGCTATATGTAAACGGTTTTCCAAATTTACCATAGTGGAACCTTTTACCCTCTTTCTGCCCAGTACTTGTGGTAACAATCTTTGATTGTTCAGAAGAAGGTTCCTTATAATTAGGAGCATTATATGgtagatctgtactgtgaagtcctagatggacattatgggtaatgaggttttctcctgaagagcgctgcCCGATATCTTCATCTTCTACTTTATAATCTGGTGATAACATGAACCTTCCATCAGAATTCTTACTGGAATTTTTTgttagaaattaaaaaaaaaagcacatgatgAAACACTTAACAGAAGGTGAGGTGGAGGATGGTTTAGATGCCTACAGACATGTCTACCTCAAGGGAGCATAGTGATGACTTCTGGGGCTACTCTGGAGGTCCACGTCCAACTGCTCACCTGGTGTATTTGGAGCGATCACATTTATCCAGCACATTCTCACCCAGGTGTGTGATACAGACCAGTTCTAGTACAATATTAATTGCTTTGATTAGTATCATTTTGTGGTCTTTGTCCACTCCATGTTTATttagacctatccagagaatgacAGGACAATCATCCTGTCACTCATTCTAGTCCTCCACCTACTATTATAATGAGACTACTTTAGAGATATATCAAAGCTGATGTAAAGGAAATCTGGTTGATATagacaactaaaccagttttcctttacgtcAGTTTTCATAAATCTTCCCAATCTCGGACAATGCGTTACCTTTCTATTACAGAATGACAGTATTGCAGATTTAATGTTAATCCCTTAACGCATAATGCCACACATTTACGGGACTTATATAGAGCAGGCTGCTGGGCTTAGTCGGCATCATACATAGCGGGTGCTGACTGTATAATACAgtaatttaacccttcagatgccacggtcaatagtgattgcggcatctgtgagGTTAGACAGAtgaagggggctccctctgccttccgatcggagcccccacATTGAAATCTCGTGGGTCTGATCCGATAtcatgacagcctggggcctgctGAAAGTTCTCAAGGCAATCAGTGTCTCAAGCTGCAAAAATTAGTGTCAGGCagatgctgccaaggccaataagataatgggttgcatcaaaaggggcatagattcccgtgatgagaacatagtcctaccactttacaaatcattggtcagatcacacatggagtactgtgtacagttctgggctcctgtgaacagggcagacatagcagagctggagagggtccagaggagggcaactaaagtaataactggaatggggcaactacagtaccctgaaagattatcaaaattagggttattcactttggaaaaaagatgactgaggggagatctaattactatgtataaatatatcaggggtcagtaggagagatcactcccatcatctatttatccccaggactgtgactgtgacgaggggacatcctctgcgtctggaggaaagaaggtttgtacacaaacatagaagaggattctttacggtaagagcagtgagactatggaactctctgcctgaggaggtggtgatggtgagtacaataaaggaattcaagagtggcctggatgtatttctggagtgtaataatattacaggttatagctactagagaggggtcgttgatccagggagttattctgatgcctgattggagtcgggaaggaatttttttattcccctaaagtgaggaaaattggcttctacctcacagggtttctcAAGGGGCATATGCATTTGTACCCACTGACACTCTACATATACCCTGGATGATTAACAATCAAGTACGTTCACCTGACATCAGGCCAATGGCTATACAGCAAGACGGGACTGAGCAGGACCTGAGCAGGTCAGTGGTgaccgcgtcatctcgcgagacaacgtgatgacgtcactggtcacatgacctgcaaCAGCCAAATTAGGAAATGAGAagagaagaaaataaaatatcgTGAGTGCATACTGATCGCGCAAAGAGTCCGCCGCTGACGTCAGTCATCGCATGACAGCTTCATATCAGATGCGGAGAACATCTGCGCGAATCAGGGGCCGGATGATAGCCCTTATTATCGAGTGATCGTTATACTCTGCACCCTAGGAGTGGTCGTTATACTCTGCACCCTAGGAGTGGTTGTGTGTACCTATGGTTCCTGCAGCCCATATATCATTGTGCTGGCAGTCTAATTTCTGTTTCATCATTGTGATTGCACACCTTTTTTGACCCCTATAATTatagtcccctgatgaacccttcTTCTACCGggagggggaaacgcgttgggatctGTGACATTTGGGATCTACGTTACGCAATAGGGTCTTTTTAAGGACAGATTAGTcctaggtacgtggacagagtGCATCCACCGTCTAGGTGCATCTTTGGGCTGAGCAGATTGTGGAGGGTAAGAATAGGGACAGATTTCACCCTAACCCAGTATCCCAATGACTCAGCTTCCCACCGCTTAGAAATAACCGTTGATAGCTTCTTCACATAAATTAAGATGTTTTATCCAGGTTTTGtatttgatataaaaaaaacgcAACAGGAGGAATAATATAAGAATAAGGGGTTTCCCTGAATCTACCAAAACAGAGGATTTGATCCCAACACTTCAAGGCCTATTTAGCACCATACTGGGAAAACCGGTCTCTGAACGCTTAGAGATAGATAGAGCTCATAGAACCCTGGCGCCCATTAATCCGGATCCCCCCCCAGCCCAGGGATGTCATCTGTCGTCTCCACTACTATGCAGTCAAGGAGGAAATAATGCGAAAAGCCCCCAATTTTTCTACCATTGACTTTGATGGGGCTACTTTAATGATACTTCAAGACCTGTCACGCTCTACTCTGGCCCAGAGGAGAGCACTCAAGCCTTTATTAGACGGCATTCTTCACAGCGTTGGATCTCCCTCTAATTCAACTACCGGATTGGGGTAGCCTTCCCCCGCTGCCCTCTCGTTCTCTACTCCAAAAACCCAAGAGCAACTTCCAGAGACGCGGCAGCAACACACACCCCACTTAAAAGTATTGGACGTTATTAAAGATTGCACAGGATAAGTACGGGTTCTCGAAGAAACGTGAACTTCGCTTTACTTGATAAGCAGCGACACTTTATGTTTAGGAGAGCTTTTATTCTCTAAAgttaggcaaaatgtatgcttttTCTATTTTCTCTTTATAGTTAGCTCTTTGGTCTACCTCTGGCTTATGATCCTAGGGGTTCCATCGCCACTTAGATAGCTCTGAATGCGGAGAGCGGATATAATGTTAGCTATATAACTGTTATGCTTTATGGATTCTTAGCCTCGGGGCTGCTCCTTTGCTCTGTCATTGGAAGTACGTCACCTATTTTGGTACTAGTCTTTACTTAGGTGGAGATGTTGCACCCCTCTCCACAGAGGGGTTTTCTTCCTTCTTTCTTCTTGtcttaatctttttttttcttttctcttcccttttttattttctctttttacCTTACTTTCACGAACATACCCTGTCGTACCCTCCTCCAGCCATCCGCCAGTGACTATGGCTCCACCTAGTATTAAACTCGCCTCACTAAATGTACGGGGATTTAATATCCCTGAAAAAAACTCTAAGATTTTATATGGTATGCACAGAGAGGGGCTGCAGATTCTTCTGCttcaggaaacacattttaagcAGGACCACATACCTGGTATATACGCCAAATACTACTCTTATTGGGCGCACAGCACCAACCCTAAGTCGAAAGGTGTAAATATGGCTTTGCATAAATATCTGCCttcgggctcgttcacacaaacgtgtgatgCCCCTTGCCGTATTGTGGACTGCATTTTCGGATacacaatacatgggcaccgttccgttgCCATTCCgcatctcggatgcggacccattcatttcaatgggtccacaaatctggagatgcggtacGGAAGAACGgaatggaacactacggaagcactacggagtgctttctggggttccgttccgtgcttctgcacCGAAAAAGAtataacttgctctatctttttgcggaacggaagtgaatgggtctccgatccccatgcgcctgccccacggacagtGCCTGtggttgcggaccgcaatttgaggtccacagcacaggcaccggcttcacacgttcgtgtgaacgagcccttataccTTTTTAGTCCCAGACAGATCCACGTGGACGGTTCCTGTTTCTGAAGCTGAGGATTCATGAGAGAACGTACACCATTGGAAATCAATACTTACCAAATTTAAGACAAAGTAAAGCACTTACAGGTATTTTGTCCAAACTAGACGCCTTTGCAGAAGGAATAGTATTGTTAGGAGGTGACTTTAATATGACCTTGGAACCCTTGATGGACTCCTCCACGGGCAAATCAATGGTTCCTAGCTCAGCAATATCACGAGCAAAGCAAGCATTATACTCTAGACAATTGGTAGATATTTGGCGCATTCTGCCTCCCAAGGACAGGGATTATACATATTTCTCCCCAGCCCACCAATCTTACAGTAGACTAGACATGTTTTTGATCTCCCATTATGCTCTGGCCTTCCAACCCAGCTCACATATAGGGACTTCTATCTGGTCTCACCACTCCCCAATATTTCTATCTTTGGAATTACCAGGACTGGTAGCTAGGGAATGGACTTGGCACCTCAACGAGGTTTTCAGTGTGTTTGGGGGACTTAGATTCAGCCATTAAAGGTTTCATAGTGGACCACTCATCGGATCCCACGGCTTTTCCTCTGCAGTGGGAGGCACTAAAATGTGTACTACAAGGGGTGTTCATTCAGAATGGAGCTAGACTCAAGAAGGAGAGATATACAACAGCTATTGTCCCAAGTTCAGGCTTTGGAATGTTCACACAAACAGACATTAGACCCGGGGCTCCTTACTGAGCTTGTCCTGGTCAGAGATCAACTCCAGAAGGCTCTCACGGAATCGGTCAGTAGAAATACAGAGAGATTTCGTAGTTACCTCTTTGAAAACGCTAACAAACCAGGTAAGGCCCTAGCAAGACTCCTACACCCTCGCCAACAAGCGAGctacatccccactgtcaaagatACGAGGGGCACATCAGTCCATCATCCTCGCCAAATAGCTGAGGCCTTTAAAACGTACTACGAATCCTTATATAACATCAGGGGACAAATAGCTGATATGCAGACATCAGACTAAGATAATCGTATAAAAGCCTATGTAGATGAGACAGCGCTTCCCCCAATTTCTGAAGAGAGGAGTGATCTGGTGGAGGAGGAATTCTCGGAGATGGAAATCAGAGAGGTCTTGACCTCTTTGAAAGGGGGTAACagtccaggcccagatgggtttACTGCACCATTTTTCAAGAAACATCTCAGCAAAGCTCTTCCGGGGGTCATCCACGGAGATCAAGTAGGCTTTGTGCCAGGCAGGGAAGCCAGGGATAATACCAATCGAACTATCAACCTTATCTCCAGAGCGCATAGTCATCAGGCTCAGCTATGTCTCCTATCagtagatgctgaaaaagcatttgatagagttcATTGGAGGTTTATGATAGCCTCTCTGAAACAAATAGGACTAGGGCCTACCTTTGTAGATAAAGTGTGTCAGAGTCAGAGTTAATGGTATACTAGCACCTTCTTTTGACACCAGGAATGGGACCCGGCAGGGATGCTGTCACGCGAACAGGATACAAGATAAACAggatataaacaaacaagtgtctaggcaagaagctggggatagaggtcacctcctgacaaatccctaccagctctccctagacttctatgcccacgtttagaccctgaaggtgggaaaaaacgtgtccccgtgcctaggctgaagattccctagaatccctaagatggtgaaagggggaaagaggcagcctgctccctcaggacctggagggggcaagcgtctctctaacagcctagacagacaaccacaagaaaacaaaaccaacttatctttactgagcaggaacagcaaatccttccttccttcctctgagccagacagaagctataacccgcacaggacactgggagtgggcgtaatttaaattcACACGAccacacccagtgcacctgaagggaggcggatatagctcaactccaaaacaaaaaggctacaccagtgctgctaacctggcagacctccgcacatagcctgagcaggacatgacagtacccccccttctacgggtgacctccggacaccccggcccaactttatccgggtgggacctgtgaaaagccctcaccagtcggctggcactaacatccacagccggaacccacatcctctcctcagggccatatcccctccagtgtaccagatactgaagggaaccctgaagaactcttgagtcgagaaccctggagatctcgaactctaaattttcatcaaccagaacagggggaggaggcaatggcgatggttccaccggtttcacatatctcttcagtaaagacttgtggaacacatcatggatcctctaagtctgtggaagatccagaagaaacgctactggattgaccaccgcagatattttgtaaggtccaataaatcttggacccagtttccaagaaggtactctcagtttaatatttttagtagataaccacaccagatcacccacacacaggtccggaccagtcatacgtctcttgtcagccattcgcttatacctcttacccatcttctccaaattcatttggatcctccgccagatagaagacaaggcagaagaaaatctctcctcctctggcatcccaaaggaactagtcccagaaaaggtaccaaactgaggatgaaaaccgtatgcgccatggtgacttaccagtggacttctgcctacggttattcaaagcaaactctgctagggacaagaatgaggaccagtcctcctgattctcagccacaaagcacctcaagtaggtctccaggttttgattagtacgctctgcggatgaaaagccgaagagaacgaaagttgaatgccaagccgagagcagaacgccctccaaaacctggagacaaactgtgtgcccctatcagaaaccacatccgagggaatgccatgcaatttcacgatattatcaacaaaaatctgagcaagagtcttggcattgggcagactggctaacgatacaaagtgagccattttactaaaacggtcaacaaccaccaaaattactggttTTCCCGGAGAAATTCGGCAGATCcataataaaatccatagacaagtgcgtccaaggacgagacggaatagacaaaggaagaagtgaaccagcaggtcaagtatgagcaacctttgaccgtgcacaggtttcacaagctgctacgtaatcctcaacactcttacataacccgggccaccagaacctccagaacacaagatcaaaggtggacttaccaccaggatgtccagcaaggacagtatcgtgatgttccttgaataccttgtatcgcagtccatcaggaacaaacaacctccctgggggacaagaaccaggagccccctcctgggctcccaacacctccatctccaattcgggatacagagcggagaccaccaccccatcagccaaaatcggagcaggatcctctgaatcacatcccccaggaaaactgcgagacaacgcatcagctttgacgtttttaacccccgggcgaaaagtaaccacaaaattgaacctggtaaagaacagtgaccatctggcctgtctagggttcagacgcttggcagattgcaggtaagccaaattcttatgatccgtatatactgtaacgggatgagacgtcccctccaaccagtgacgccattcctcaaaggccaatttgatggccagcaattccctatctcctacatcataattcctctcggcgaccgagaacttcttggaaaaaaaagcacacggaacccatttgccaggagatgaaccctgcgacagcactgctccaacccccacttctgatgcatcaacctccaccacgaatggctgagacacatcgggctgcaccagaatgggagcagacgcaaaacattccttaatagccgaaaaggcctgcaatgcctcatttgaccagagacatcggcgcccttcttagtcatatcggtgagAGGTttcacaatggtagaatagttcaagataaattttctataataattagtaaaccccaaaaaccgcatcaaagctttctgattctccggtcggtcccagaccttttcaggatccatactaaaaccagagtcagaaagcagatatcccagaaacggaagctcctgcacagaaaacacacatttctccaatttggcatataatttattctcccgaaggatcgtcaaaacctgtctcacgtgatcctgatgggtcttcagatcaggagagtaaattagaatgtcatccaagtaaactaccacgaacctccccacaaaatgatgaaaaatgtcattgaggaatcgctgaaataccgctggcgctttagttaacccaaaaggcataaccagattctcgaaatgaccctcgcgcatgttgaaggccgttttccactcatccccttccttgattctgatcagattgtaggcccctcttaaatccaacttggagaacaccttggctccaacaatctgatcaaaaagatcggagatcaaaggaaggggatacggatcacggaccgtaatacggttcaattcccggaaatccaaacaaggtctcagtgatccatcctttttctttacaaagaataaacaacTGCCACcgaagacttagatggcctaatatgaccttttgccaaactctcggcaatatatttCCACATGACCTCTGTTTcatgttgagaaagattgtaaagccgagactttggcaacttagcccctgggatgagattcactggacaatcatagtcacgatgagggggcaattcctgagccccaccctccgaaaagacatccgcaaaatctgagagatactgaggtaaagccgtagtagacacaccagagatagatttgCCAAAACAATTGtctgaacaaaattcactccaaccaatgatctgtcttgcttgccaatctataattgggttatgttatagactataggagcgggcaagtccttcatgacaaaacaagacatgatctcaacatgtgaatcacccacccttaaccggataccatgagcaatatgagtgagactcctttgagaaagaggggaagaatcaattgcgaaaaccggaatctctctttctaaagtgcaagtacttagacccagattttaaagaaaaagaaaatcaataaggtttaccccagcaccacagtcaatgaatacttaaacaaaaaaaattcctaagtctagcgccaccatagctggaaggagaaaatgagtattacagggagcttgcatacctgcttgctccaccactccattcacactaccaagagtcagggatgtttcttttttctttttaagtaaacctctttgggtttctctcatcaacatgcggtttaacaaaaggacaagcaaaaataaaatgaccactttttccacagtaataacatagtttatgcaacctcctaaagttcctactaccagaacggatagatacctgacccagctgcatgggttcctcccctaccccagagttacatgtcatatcaccctggggagcaggtgagacgaaaccactcacagaagggatcccttgcgtggagggaaccttacacctctctctaatacgtctatctaaccgtactgccaaagacatagcattctccaatgtatccgggtactcatgaaaagcaagggcatctttcaatctctcagataacccctgacaaaactgactacgtaatgcagggtcattccactctgactcggtagcccatctcctaaacttaacgcagtaagcctctgcagtatgttcaccttgtaataaattacgcaatttagactccgccatcgagacccaatctggatcatcataaattaatcccaaggcttaaaaaaattcttccacagaccggagggccagagaaccagacagcagagaaaaggcccagattgcacgtcccctttaagcagggaaatgattatccctaccctctgactctcatcaccagacgaagatggacgcagctgaAACTataacttgcatgactctttaaagcggataaagtcatccacaccccctgcaaatctatcagggagagcgactttaggctccccataaatttgacttcctcctattgcacctgatgccagagcattctgacaccgtgtgaccgaattgcgcagatccgcaacctctagggataatccatgCAAGCGATCAACTAgcacatcaattgactccatctcaaaacagctgagaaatggcagtcaaggtattggcgggttataatgtcacggcggacaggatacaagatacacaggatataaataaacaagtgtctaggcaagaagctggggatagaggtcacctcctgacaaatccctaccagctctccctagactactaTGCCCACgtttagaccctgaaggtgggaaaaaatgtgtccccgtgcctaggctgaagattccctagaatccctaagatggtgaaagggggaaagaggcaacctgctccctcaggacctggagggggcaggcgtctctctaacagcctagaccgacaaccacaagaaaacaaaaccaacttatctttactgagcaggaacagcaaatccttccttccttcct
The sequence above is a segment of the Bufo bufo chromosome 4, aBufBuf1.1, whole genome shotgun sequence genome. Coding sequences within it:
- the LOC120998340 gene encoding zinc finger protein OZF-like; translation: MLSPDYKVEDEDIGQRSSGENLITHNVHLGLHSTDLPYNAPNYKEPSSEQSKIVTTSTGQKEGKRFHYGKFGKPFTYSSTIIRHRRVHTEEKSYSCSECGKYFVFKSHLVIHERIHTGEKPYSCSECGKSFTNKSNCFIHERIHTGDKPFSCFDCGKCFITKAKLREHQRSHTGEKPYTCSECGKSFIKKSILVRHKRIHTGENPFSCSQCWKCFKNKSHLVRHERIHTGQKPYSCSDCGKCFINKSELVIHERSHTGEKPYSCSHCGKSFTSKSYIVRHERIHTGEKPFSCSECEKCFINKSELVIHERSHTGEKPYPCSECGKCFTNRSNLVKHEKNHTGVKPFACSECDKCFTNKSNLVIHERIHTGEKPFSCSECGKCFKDKSSLVKHQRCHTGEKLYSCSECGKCFTQKSSLVRHERSHKGEKPYSCSLCRKCFGDKSHLVIHERIHTGEKPYFCSECGKGFITKAKLGIHQRSHTGQKVF